Proteins from one Acidobacteriota bacterium genomic window:
- a CDS encoding ubiquinone/menaquinone biosynthesis methyltransferase has product MKQAENPNLEKARQVRRMFDGIARRYDLLNHLLSAGADIAWRKASVRRLARAGLPLPRRILDLCCGTGDFAFEAARLGPVTAADFSLPMLDIAARKARDRTLGGRVRFLAADALQLPFPDATFAAVTVAFGVRNYADLPAGLAEMHRVLCPGGVAGILELSRPWLPGFGVLFRLWFHGVAPRIGRRVSGDPAAYTYLPASVDAFPPPRVMAERMEAAGFRRVRFRRFLFGVAVFYTGVRP; this is encoded by the coding sequence ATGAAACAGGCGGAAAACCCGAACCTCGAAAAAGCCCGCCAGGTGCGCCGGATGTTCGACGGCATCGCCCGCCGCTACGACCTCCTCAACCACCTGCTCAGCGCCGGCGCGGACATCGCCTGGCGGAAGGCCTCCGTCCGCCGCCTGGCCCGGGCCGGTCTCCCCCTGCCGCGCCGGATCCTCGACCTGTGCTGCGGCACCGGCGATTTCGCCTTCGAGGCCGCCCGCCTCGGCCCGGTCACCGCCGCCGACTTCTCCCTGCCCATGCTGGACATCGCCGCTCGCAAGGCCCGGGACCGCACCCTGGGCGGCCGGGTCCGATTCCTGGCCGCGGACGCCCTCCAGCTCCCGTTTCCCGACGCCACGTTCGCCGCCGTGACGGTGGCGTTCGGCGTCCGGAACTACGCCGACCTTCCGGCGGGGCTCGCCGAGATGCACCGGGTCCTGTGCCCGGGCGGTGTGGCCGGCATCCTGGAACTGTCCCGCCCGTGGCTCCCGGGGTTCGGCGTCCTGTTCCGGCTCTGGTTCCACGGCGTTGCACCGCGGATCGGCCGGCGGGTCTCCGGCGATCCGGCGGCCTACACGTACCTGCCGGCATCGGTGGACGCCTTCCCGCCCCCCCGGGTGATGGCCGAACGGATGGAAGCGGCCGGTTTCCGCCGCGTCCGCTTCCGCCGCTTCCTCTTCGGTGTGGCGGTGTTCTATACGGGGGTGCGGCCGTGA
- the mfd gene encoding transcription-repair coupling factor: MNPWRFVEAHFAGKLPPAGQPLTVEGLPETLQPLAVAVLSRLSEGPVLLLAPDADTADQVALQARWHLQAAGEDPEGVARFPALDVEPYRGLSPHPRLLEERCETLWRLLDGGVRVLATTPAALLDRLPSPDDFLGRVLEIRVNRDYSLPDLRARLVRMGYSAEDPVTEVGEFAVRGGMMDVFPPGAKNPYRFDFFGDCVESVRLFDPETQRSLGAVDRVTLLPLTHFPVGEVSPEALLAPLESRFGDPGFLPALTEIRDQLEAGAFPAGGEFLLGLVASQASSLLDYLDRAPGLVLDLAGTAADGLEKAHETLEREYAAALERGHPALAPDAHAHAPARVAARLAAAPLVRFPAFADGAEAPVSLRGTATSSFLGDFTGLVRYLAGTKEHVLFVLSSEGRCARIHHLLEEYEVPHTWKAGFRWEEMDLSGARRVVIAQGPLERGFRLPGASLAVLGSYDIFPRTAPSRREAPRSSRASAFFSDFRELKPGDYVVHLDHGVGVFRGLEKIAAAGVEQEFALLEYADRARVYIPVERMDLLQKYTGAEGAPPAVDRLGGTAWKKSRAKIKKAVREMADELIKLYARRTVAEGHPFPPDDHWMREFEDMFEHEPTADQLRAVAEIKRDMESPRPMDRLLCGDVGYGKTEVAMRAVFKAVSAGKQVAVLTPTTVLAFQHYNTFLGRFASFPFRIELVSRFRRPEQVRDTLKDLAAGKVDVVIGTHRLLSKDVAFQDLGLLVVDEEQRFGVTHKERIKTMRAEVDVLTLSATPIPRTLYMTLSGIRDVSVIETPPKDRLSIQTQVMKHSDDAVAEAITRELTRGGQVYFVHNRVESIHARADRVRQLVPEARIGVAHGQMAEKELEKVILDFMLHRFDVLVSTTIIENGIDIPLVNTIVVNKAHMFGLAQLYQLRGRVGRSNRRAYALLLVPTFDDLSETARRRLAAIRDFTELGSGFRLAALDLEIRGAGNVLGAEQHGHMMTVGFETYCRLMEEAVKEIRGEAYVAPEALNIQLQVRLRIPETYIAQEGLRLQLYKRIASTGDEVSLAGLQAEVRDRYGPFPEVVEWLFDYARLKARAMRMNIPAIVRRQDTFRIQLSRDSRVNPEAIVRKVQAGAPLAFSPEGVLTATLPFSTVPEMFDALGRLLDELSPPLEFSCLVR; this comes from the coding sequence GTGAACCCCTGGCGTTTCGTCGAGGCCCATTTCGCCGGGAAGCTGCCCCCCGCGGGGCAGCCGCTGACGGTGGAAGGGCTCCCGGAGACCCTCCAGCCCCTGGCGGTCGCGGTGCTCTCCCGGCTGTCGGAAGGCCCCGTGCTCCTGCTGGCCCCCGACGCCGACACCGCGGACCAGGTGGCGCTGCAGGCCCGGTGGCACCTCCAGGCCGCCGGCGAGGACCCCGAGGGGGTTGCCCGGTTCCCTGCCCTGGACGTGGAGCCCTACCGCGGCCTGTCGCCACACCCCCGTCTCTTGGAAGAGCGCTGCGAGACCCTCTGGCGCCTGCTGGACGGGGGCGTCCGCGTCCTGGCCACCACCCCCGCCGCCCTGCTGGACCGCCTGCCGTCACCCGACGACTTCCTCGGCCGGGTCCTGGAGATCCGGGTCAACCGGGACTACTCCCTCCCCGACCTCCGCGCCCGGCTGGTCCGGATGGGCTACTCCGCAGAGGACCCGGTCACCGAGGTGGGGGAGTTCGCCGTGCGCGGCGGCATGATGGACGTGTTTCCGCCCGGGGCGAAGAACCCCTACCGCTTCGACTTCTTCGGCGACTGCGTCGAGTCGGTCCGCCTCTTCGACCCCGAGACCCAGCGCTCCCTGGGGGCCGTGGACCGGGTCACGCTGCTCCCCCTGACCCATTTCCCGGTGGGCGAGGTGTCGCCGGAGGCCCTCCTCGCCCCCCTGGAGAGCCGTTTCGGGGACCCCGGCTTCCTCCCGGCGCTCACGGAGATCCGCGACCAGCTCGAGGCCGGCGCCTTCCCCGCCGGGGGGGAGTTCCTCCTGGGCCTCGTGGCCTCCCAGGCGTCCTCGCTCCTGGACTACCTTGACCGGGCGCCCGGGCTGGTCCTCGACCTCGCCGGCACGGCGGCGGACGGCCTTGAAAAGGCTCACGAAACCCTGGAGCGTGAGTACGCCGCGGCCCTGGAGCGCGGTCATCCCGCCCTGGCGCCCGACGCTCACGCGCATGCGCCCGCCAGGGTGGCCGCCCGTCTTGCCGCCGCTCCCCTCGTTAGGTTCCCCGCCTTCGCCGACGGGGCCGAAGCGCCCGTCTCCCTTCGGGGGACGGCCACGTCGTCCTTCCTCGGGGACTTCACCGGCCTGGTGCGCTACCTCGCGGGGACGAAGGAGCACGTGCTCTTCGTGCTCTCGTCCGAGGGGCGGTGCGCCCGCATCCACCACCTCCTGGAAGAGTACGAGGTCCCCCACACCTGGAAAGCGGGCTTCCGCTGGGAGGAGATGGACCTCTCCGGCGCCCGGCGGGTGGTGATCGCCCAGGGGCCCCTGGAGCGGGGGTTCCGGCTCCCCGGGGCCTCGCTGGCGGTCCTGGGGTCCTACGACATCTTCCCCCGGACCGCCCCGTCCCGGCGCGAGGCCCCCCGGTCCAGCCGTGCCTCCGCCTTCTTCTCCGACTTCCGGGAACTGAAGCCCGGGGACTACGTGGTGCACCTCGACCACGGCGTCGGGGTCTTCCGGGGGCTCGAGAAGATCGCCGCCGCGGGGGTGGAGCAGGAGTTCGCCCTCCTGGAGTACGCCGACCGGGCGCGGGTCTACATCCCCGTGGAGCGCATGGACCTGCTCCAGAAGTACACCGGCGCGGAGGGGGCGCCGCCCGCCGTGGACCGGCTCGGGGGGACGGCCTGGAAGAAGAGCCGGGCGAAGATCAAGAAGGCCGTCCGGGAGATGGCTGACGAGCTGATCAAGCTCTACGCGCGGCGCACGGTGGCCGAGGGGCACCCCTTCCCGCCCGACGACCACTGGATGCGGGAGTTCGAGGACATGTTCGAGCACGAGCCCACCGCCGACCAGCTCCGGGCGGTGGCGGAGATCAAGCGGGACATGGAGTCGCCCCGACCCATGGACCGCCTGCTGTGCGGCGACGTGGGCTACGGCAAGACGGAGGTGGCCATGCGGGCCGTCTTCAAGGCCGTCAGCGCCGGCAAGCAGGTGGCCGTGCTCACGCCCACCACCGTCCTCGCCTTTCAGCACTACAACACCTTCCTGGGCCGCTTCGCCTCCTTCCCCTTCCGCATCGAGCTGGTCAGCCGCTTCCGCCGGCCCGAGCAGGTGCGGGACACCCTCAAGGACCTGGCGGCAGGGAAGGTGGACGTCGTCATCGGCACCCACCGCCTGCTCTCGAAGGACGTGGCCTTCCAGGACCTGGGGCTCCTGGTGGTGGACGAGGAGCAGCGCTTCGGCGTCACCCACAAGGAGCGGATCAAGACCATGCGCGCCGAGGTGGACGTGCTCACCCTCTCGGCGACCCCCATCCCCCGCACCCTCTACATGACCCTCTCGGGGATCCGGGATGTCTCCGTCATCGAGACGCCGCCCAAGGACCGCCTCTCCATCCAGACCCAGGTGATGAAGCACTCCGACGACGCGGTGGCCGAGGCGATCACCCGGGAACTGACCCGCGGCGGGCAGGTCTACTTCGTCCACAACCGGGTGGAGTCCATCCACGCGCGGGCCGACCGGGTCCGGCAGCTCGTCCCGGAGGCGCGGATCGGCGTCGCCCACGGCCAGATGGCGGAGAAGGAGCTGGAGAAGGTCATCCTCGACTTCATGCTGCACCGCTTCGACGTTCTGGTGAGCACCACCATCATCGAGAACGGGATCGACATCCCCCTGGTGAACACCATCGTGGTCAACAAGGCCCACATGTTCGGCCTGGCCCAGCTCTACCAGCTCCGCGGGCGCGTGGGCCGCTCCAACCGCCGGGCCTACGCCCTCCTCCTGGTACCCACTTTCGACGACCTCTCCGAGACGGCGAGACGGCGGCTGGCCGCCATCCGCGACTTCACCGAACTGGGCTCGGGGTTCCGCCTGGCCGCCCTGGACCTGGAGATCCGGGGCGCGGGAAACGTGCTGGGGGCCGAGCAGCACGGCCACATGATGACGGTGGGCTTCGAGACCTACTGCCGCCTGATGGAGGAGGCGGTGAAGGAGATCCGCGGCGAGGCGTACGTGGCGCCCGAGGCCCTCAACATCCAGCTCCAGGTGCGCCTGCGCATCCCCGAGACCTACATCGCCCAGGAGGGGCTGCGCCTCCAGCTCTACAAGCGGATCGCCTCCACGGGCGACGAGGTGTCCCTCGCCGGCCTCCAGGCGGAGGTCCGGGACCGCTACGGCCCCTTCCCCGAGGTGGTGGAGTGGCTCTTCGACTACGCCCGCCTCAAGGCACGGGCGATGCGGATGAATATCCCCGCCATCGTGCGCCGGCAGGACACCTTCCGGATCCAGCTCTCCCGCGACTCGAGGGTGAACCCCGAGGCCATCGTCCGGAAGGTCCAGGCCGGCGCGCCGCTGGCCTTCTCGCCGGAGGGCGTCCTGACGGCGACCCTGCCGTTCTCCACCGTCCCGGAGATGTTCGACGCCCTCGGCCGCCTCCTGGACGAGCTGTCCCCGCCCCTTGAATTTTCATGCCTTGTCCGATAA